The sequence GTAAACCAAGTAAAAAAGATTACCGTCATTTTAATATCAAAACGGTTGACGGTCCAAACGATTTCGCTTCGATGGAAGAAGTAGTTTACCGTAGATATAAAAGAGTGATGGAAGAAAACGAACCGCTTCCGCAATTGATTGTGATTGATGGTGGAAAAGGACAATTGTCATCTGCTTTAAAAAGTTTAGATGATTTAGGATTACGAGGAAAAGTTGCTATAATTGGAATCGCAAAACGATTAGAAGAAATTTATTATCCAGGTGATTCGATTCCGTTGTATTTAGATAAAAAATCAGAATCGTTAAAAGTGATTCAACATATACGAAATGAAGCGCACCGATTTGGAATTACTTTTCATAGAGATAAACGAAGTAAAAGTGCCATACAATCTGGCTTGACCGTAATTCCAGGAATTGGAGAAAAAACAATGGAAAAATTAATGACGGAGTTCAAATCGATTAAAAGATTAAAAGAAACTCCTGAAACAGAAATTTCAAAGGTAATCGGAAAATCAAAAGCTTTGAAAGTAGCTGAATATTTTAGAACAACCTAACTTATGAAAAAGCAAATATTTTTTATTTTATTTTGTACGCTTTGCATTAATTTTATTTTTGCACAAACACCGCAAGATTCAATTTCTCAACGGCCAAAAGTTGGAGTTGTACTTAGTGGCGGTGGCGCAAAAGGATTAGCGCATATCGGTGTTTTAAAAGTCCTTGAAGAAAATAATGTAAAAATAGATTACATTGGCGGTACCAGTATGGGCGCCATTATTGGTGGGTTATATGCGTCCGGTTATACTGCAAATCAATTGGATTCCATTTTTAGAGAGGTAGATGTTGATGCCTTGATTCAGGATTATGTTCCTAGAATTTCAAAATCGTTTTACGAAAAACGAAACGATGAAATCTATGCTATTCAACTTCCGTTTGAAAACTTTAAAATAGGAATGCCTGAAGCACTTTCAAAAGGAATGTACAATTACAATTTGCTTTCGCGTTTACTTTCTCATGTAAGATATGAACGTGACTTTAATAATCTACCAATTCCGTTTGTTTGTATTGCAACCGATATCGAAACTGGGAAACAAGTTGTTTTAAATAGCGGTAATCTTGCCCAAAACATTTTGGCTTCTGGAGCTTTACCTTCGTTGTATTCGCCTGTCGAAATTAATGGCAAAACTTTAATTGACGGCGGAGTTGCCAACAATTATCCTATTGAAGAAGTTCGTGCTTTAGGTGCTGATATTATTATAGGCGTTGACGTTCAAGACGGACTTAAAACAAAAGACGACTTAAAAGGCGCTGCAGATGTTCTGATGCAAATAAACAATTTTGCAATGTACGAACATATGAACGAAAAAATCAAGGCAACTACATATTATGTAAAACCAGATATTAAAGGTTTTTCTGTAGTGTCTTTTGACCAAGGTATTGAAATTGTAAAGCGCGGTGAAAATGCAGCTAATGTTTATCGTGATGATTTTGTTGCATTAGGAAAACTGAATACTTCAAAAACAAAAAACAAATCATACACACACGATACGGACTCACTTCATATTACAAAAATCAAAATAAATAAATTGAATGATTTTACGAGCAATTATGTTTATGGTAAAATCAGAGTTAAACCGGGTTTCCAGGTTAGTTATGACAATTTTAGTTCAGGGATTGACAACTTAAATGCAACGCAAAACTTTAAAGCAATTTCGTATGAATTTGAAAGTGATGAAGAAAATTGCGATGTTCTTGTTTTGAACTTAAAAGAAAATGATGTCAGACGTTATTTGAAATTCGGTTTGCATTTTGACAATTTATTCAAAAGTGCCATTTTAATAAATGTAACACAAAAGAAATTGCTTTTTAGAAATGATGTTGCTTCGCTTGATTTTGGTTTGGGCGATAATTCGAGATATAATTTCAATTACTTTATTGATAATGGATATTTATGGAGTATCGGAATTCAATCGAAAATGACTACATTAAAAAGAAATATTGAAGACCCAATTACTTCAGAAGGTATTTTCAGAACTGCCATTCCTGTTGCTTTAAACTTAGATTATTTAGACTTTACAAATAGATTGTATTTTCAGACCTATTATTCTGAACGTTTTTTAATCGGTGTTGGACTTGAACATAGATTCAATCAAATTGATATTTCTAATTTGAATATTGACCGACCATGGTTGGATAAAAGCCATTATTTAGGTGCTTACGGAAACGTTTTATTTGACACCTATGACAATAAATATTTTCCTCGAAAGGGAGTTTTGTTTGCAGCTGAATATAAAAACTATTTTCATTCATCAGATTACAACAATAATTTCAACAACTTTTCACAGTTTAATGCCGAGATTGGAATGGTAAAAACTTTTTATAAAAAATTAAGTGTTGAAGTTAAATTTGATATGGGAATTACATTTAATAGTGAACCATCGACTTTTTTTAAATACTTTTTTGGAGGAAATGGATTTGAACCGTTTGCAAATGTCAAGCCTTTTTATGGGTATAATTTTCTAAGTGTTTTTGATGATTCATACATTAGAGGTCAATTCCGTATTGATTATGAAATATTTAAACGAAATCACATTAATTTCTCTGGAAATTACGCAAACATTGGTCGAAGCATTTTTGAAAATTCAGAATGGACTAAAAAACCTCAATTTACAGGATACGCAATTGGTTACGGTTATCAAACCATAATTGGACCTATTGAATTGAAATATAGTTGGTCACCAGAAACAAAGAAATACTTTTACAATTTAAGTGTTGGATTTTGGTTTTAGTAGTATTTTAAATAAATATAATTTTTTCTATAAAATATCAGCTTCGATTTTAATAATAATAAAATATCTCTATATTTGTTTTTATGAAACAATGGGACGGTTTATTAAATTTACTTAAGTACTTAATCAAGAGAAATCCTGAGTGAAATAGTATTGAGCAAATTGAAAAGTATTATTAACAAAGTAAATAATCGGTTATGCCACTATATCATAAACTAGGACAAATTCCACCAAAACGTCATACTATTTTCCGTAAACCAAACGGAGATTTTTACTACGAGCAATTGTTCGGAACAATAGGTTTTGACGGAATGTCTACAAACTCATACCACGAACACAGACCTACACAGGTCAAAGAAATTCGTAAACAATACAGCGTTGCACCTAAAATTGCTAAGGCTAATAATATTCAGTCGTATCGTTTAAGAGGTTTTCAAGTGCCACAAACACCAGACTATTTAGAAAGCCGTAAAGCCGTTTTAACTAACAGTGATTTATCAATTGTTTTAGCAGCGCCAACAAACAAAACGCAAGATTATTTTTACAAAAATACAGATTCAGACGAGTTAATTTTCATACATAAAGGAACAGGAACTTTAAGAACCATGTTAGGAAATTTAGATTTCAAATATGGTGATTACTTATTAGTTCCGCGCGGAATTATTTATAAAATTGATTTTGATACTGAAGACAACCGTTTGTTTATTGTTGAATCTCGTCGTCCGATTTATACTCCTAAACGATACCGTAACTGGTTTGGTCAATTATTAGAACATTCGCCATTTTGCGAACGCGACATTAGAAGACCAGAAGTTTTAGAAACGTATGATGAAAAAGGAGATTTTGTAATCAAGGTAAAAAAACAAGACGAAATTTTCGAAATGGTTTATGCAACACATCCATTCGATGTAATTGGTTATGATGGTTATAACTTTCCGTATGCCTTTTCAATTCACGATTTCGAACCTATTACAGGAAGTATTCACCAACCGCCTCCGGTACATCAAACTTTCGAATCAGATGCTTTCGTAGTTTGCTCTTTTGTACCAAGAATGTATGATTATCATCCAGATGCAATTCCTGCGCCTTACAATCACAGTAACATAGATTCTGACGAAGTTTTATATTATGTTGATGGTGATTTTATGAGCCGTAAAGATATTGCTCCAGGACACATTTCATTACATCCTGCCGGAATTCCTCACGGACCACACCCAGGAACAATGGAAAAAAGTATCGGAAAAGCACGAACTGAAGAATTAGCTGTAATGGTCGACACTTTTAAACCTTTAATGGTTACAGAAGAAGCAATGAAAATTGCAGACGAACAATATTACCAATCTTGGTTAGATTAATATAACAACAACAAACACAAAATACCATGGCACAAGAATTAAAATCTGTTGAATTCGGATTAGAAAAAATATTTGAAGGAGCTCAAGACTTCTTACCAATTTTAGGAACTGACTACGTAGAATTTTATGTAGGAAATGCAAAGCAAGCAGCTCATTTTTACAAAACTGCTTTCGGTTTTCAATCTCATGCCTATGCAGGATTAGAAACTGGGATGCGCGATAGAGCTTCTTACGTAATCAAACAAGATAAAATTCGTATTGTTTTAACTACGGCTTTGAACTCTGATTCTCCAATTGGAGAGCACGTGAAAAAACACGGAGACGGAGTAAAAGTGGTTGCAATGTGGGTTGATGACGCTCGTTATTCTTATGAAGAAACAATCAAACGTGGAGCAAAATCTTTCATGGAGCCAACAGTAACTTCAGATGAAAACGGAGAAATCGTTCAAGCTGGAATTTACGCTTACGGTGAAACTGTTTTTATGTTTACAGAACGTAAAAATTACAATGGTTTATTCATGCCAGGTTATAAAGAATGGAAATCTGACTACAACCCAACTTCAGTTGGTTTAAAATATGTTGACCACATGGTTGGAAACGTAGGTTGGAATAAAATGAACGAATGGGTAAAATGGTTTGAAGATGTAATGGGATTTGTTAATTTCTTATCATTTGATGACAAGCAAATTACAACTGAATATTCTGCATTAATGTCTAAAGTTATGGCTAACGGTAACGGAAGAATTAAATTCCCAATCAACGAGCCAGCTGAAGGTAAAAAGCGTTCTCAAATCGAAGAATATTTAGATTTCTACGAAGGAGAAGGTGTTCAACATATTGCAGTTGCGACTGATGATATTATTTCTACAGTTGCTGAAATGAAAGCTCGTGGAGTTGAGTTTTTATCTACACCACCACAAGCTTATTACGATGCGATTCCTGATCGTTTAAAAGATCACATGGATAAATTCCAAGAAGATATCAAAGAGTTACAAAAATTAGGTATCATGATTGATGCCGATGAAGAAGGTTACTTATTACAAATTTTCACTAAACCAGTAGAAGATCGTCCAACATTATTCTTCGAAATTATTCAAAGAATGGGTGCTCGTGGTTTTGGTGCTGGAAATTTCAAAGCTTTATTTGAATCAATCGAGAGAGAGCAAGAGTTAAGAGGTACTTTATAAAAAAGTATTAAAATAATCAATTAAAAGTATTAGAGTTAAATATATGTTAAATAAAGAATATTGGTTTTTATCGGATAAAAATTAATATACCTTTGCACTCGCAAAAATGAGGTCGTCATAAGCCTCGTTTCTGTAATAAATTTTTCATAATTTATAGTTTTTTGGTTGGTTAATAGCATAAAAACTTAGTCATGTAAATGGCTAGGTTTTTTTGTTTTATATTTGGAATAGAAATTGCTTTTAAAAAACTGTAAAAAAAATAAATTGTTATGAAAAATATTTTATGGATCTTTTTGTTACTTCTAACTAATTGGTTTTCATTTGCTCAAGAATCGGCTTATCAAGCAGGTGAATCTTTCAAATTTCGAATTTCGTATGGTTTAATAAATGCTGGTGAGGCAACTTTAAATCTGACTTCTACAACATATAATGGCAAAAGCGTATATCACGCAAAAGGGTTTGGATATACTACTGGAATCACAAAAAAATTATTTAAAGTTGAAGATGATTATCAAAGTTATTTTGATAAAGTAAGCGGTAAACCTTATCGATTTATCAGAAAAATTGATGAAGGCGGCTACAAAAAAAATCAAGAAGGTTTTTTTGATCAAGACAAAAAAACAGTTTTGGTAAAAGATTATAAAAACAAAAACGAAAACACATTTAGTATAACTGCTAATGCACAAGATATTGTTTCTTCATTTTATCATTTGAGAAATCATCCAAGTATAAATACTTTAAAAAAGGGTGAAACTATTCAAATAGATATGTTTTTTGATGATGAAATTTATAAATTTAAATTAAAATTCTTAGGCAAAGAAGAAATTAAGACTAAATTTGGCAAAATAAACGCACTTAAATTCAGACCTTATGTGCAATCTGGACGTGTTTTTAAAGAAGATGAAAGTTTAACTATGTGGGTTTCAGATGACGAGAATAAAATCCCACTTAAAATTCAAGCTAGTTTACTAGTTGGTTCTTTAAAAGCCGAATTGATTAATTACAGCGGTTTAAAACATAATATAGTTTTCAAAAAATAATGGAAATAACTACTAGAACTCAAGAAAAATTAGACGCATTAGATCAAAAGTTTAAAGCAATAGATCAAAAAATAGACACACATTTAGAAGGGCTTTTGTGGCAAAAACCAATTACATATTGGGATTACATTCAAACAGATGCACTTTTAAATCTTCAAATTCAACGTTCGACTTTACCTGACGAAATGGTTTTTATCATGTATCATCAAGTAAACGAATTGTTGTTTAAGATGATTCTGTGGGAAATGGAACAAATTTGTCATAATGAAAATATTACGACAACTTTCTTTACAGAACGTATGGACAGAATCACGCGTTATTTTGATATGCTTACCACATCTTTTGACATTATGGGCGATGGAATGGAAGTTCAACAATATCTAAAATTCCGAAATACTTTAACTCCAGCAAGTGGTTTTCAGAGCGCACAATATCGCTTAATTGAATTTGCTTCTACAGATTTAATTAATTTAATCGATGTACGCTATCGCGAAAACATTGATAGAAATACACCTTACGAACATGCCTTTGAACATTTGTATTGGCAAGCTGCAGGTAAAGATTATAAAACAGGTAAAAAATCGTATTTGATAAATGAATTCGAAAGAAAATACAAAAAAGAATTTATTGAGTTTATGGAAAAATATAATACCATAAATCTTTGGAGAATTTTCAAAAAATTACCTGAAGCTGATCAGCAAAATCAAGAATTAAGAGTAGCGATGAGACATTACGATAAAACTGTAAATATTACTTGGGTAATGGGACATTTTAATGCAGCTAAAAAATACATTGAAAGCGAGTCCGGTCCACAAGAAGCAACTGGTGGAAGCGACTGGAAAAAATACATGTTACCACAATACCAAAGAAGAATTTTCTTTCCCGAATTATGGACACAAGAAGAATTAGATAATTGGGGGAAAGATTGTATGTAAAAGAAAATGAGTTATTTTAAGTACCTATTTGTTTTTTCTGTTTTTTTGTTGTTTTCATGTTCAAAGAATAAAGAAATTGACAACGAAGAAATCCTAATTGATTCAACTGAAATTGTAAAAACCGAATATGGTTTTGGATTTGAGTTGAATAACTACCGTGTAGAACGCGATACCATTAAAAGAGGTGATAATTTAGGATTGATTCTTGGGCGTCACAATTTTGACGCAACCGATATTCATATTATTGCCGAAAAAGTAAAGGATTCGTTTAATATTGCCAAGATCAAAGCTGGTAATGTTTTAACTTTATTGAAAAGTAAATCGGATCCACCTAAATTAGAAGTGCTGATTTATGAACCCGATAAGATGGGTTTTAATGTAATTGATTTTAGAGATTCAACAAAAGCTTATACAGTAAATTATCCGGTAACTTATAAAACACGTACGATTGCAGGAGAAATTGACGGATCACTTTCTAGCTCAATTGCTCGAGAAGGATTAGATGCTGGTTTGGCTCATAAACTTGCCAAATCATTTGCTTGGTCCATCGATTTTTTTAAATTCAAGAAAGGTGATAAATTTGCATTATCAGTTACCGAAAAATATATTAATGATTCGATTTATATTGGAACAGAAGAAATTTTAGGAGCTTATTTTGAATATAAAGGCAAAGATGTTTACGGATTTCCATATGCAAAATCGGGCCATTCAGATCCTGATTTTTATGATGAAGAAGGTAAACAAATGCGAACAATGTTTTTAAAAGCACCCTTGAAATATTTTCAGATTACATCAAAATTTTCAAAAAATCGTTTTCATCCGGTTCAGAAAAAATTTAAAGCGCATAATGGTACAGATTACGCAGCACCTCAAGGAACACCAATTATGGCAACAGCATCAGGAACCGTTATTCAAACAGGATATACATCTGGAAATGGAAATTTTGTTAAAATAAAACACGACGGAATTTATTCGACACAATATTTACACATGTCCAAAATATTAGTGCGTAAAGGCCAGTTTGTACAACAAGGTCAAACCATCGGAAAAGTCGGAAGTACTGGTTTAGCAACAGGTCCACACGTTTGTTATCGCTTTTGGAAAAATGGTGTTCAGGTTGATCCATTAAAGCAACAATTGCCAGTTTCTGAGCCAATGGATAAAAATGATTTACCTAAATATTTAGAATATATTAAACCAATAAAACAAGATTTAGATATTAAATTAAACCAAAAATTTAAAAAATAACATGCTTGAAAAACTCAATCCAACAGGAACTTTGGCTTGGCAAAACTTACGAGATCATTTTTTTGATTTGCAATTTGTTAAGATGCAAGATTTGTTTGCAGAAGATTCTGAAAGAGCGCAAAAATTTCACGTTAAATGGAATGATTTTATTTTGGATTTTTCTAAAAATAGAATTTCCGAAAGAACAATTAAGTTATTGGTCGACTTGGCAAAAGAAGTTTCTTTAGATAAAGCGATTGAAGC comes from Flavobacterium sp. I3-2 and encodes:
- a CDS encoding patatin-like phospholipase family protein, with amino-acid sequence MKKQIFFILFCTLCINFIFAQTPQDSISQRPKVGVVLSGGGAKGLAHIGVLKVLEENNVKIDYIGGTSMGAIIGGLYASGYTANQLDSIFREVDVDALIQDYVPRISKSFYEKRNDEIYAIQLPFENFKIGMPEALSKGMYNYNLLSRLLSHVRYERDFNNLPIPFVCIATDIETGKQVVLNSGNLAQNILASGALPSLYSPVEINGKTLIDGGVANNYPIEEVRALGADIIIGVDVQDGLKTKDDLKGAADVLMQINNFAMYEHMNEKIKATTYYVKPDIKGFSVVSFDQGIEIVKRGENAANVYRDDFVALGKLNTSKTKNKSYTHDTDSLHITKIKINKLNDFTSNYVYGKIRVKPGFQVSYDNFSSGIDNLNATQNFKAISYEFESDEENCDVLVLNLKENDVRRYLKFGLHFDNLFKSAILINVTQKKLLFRNDVASLDFGLGDNSRYNFNYFIDNGYLWSIGIQSKMTTLKRNIEDPITSEGIFRTAIPVALNLDYLDFTNRLYFQTYYSERFLIGVGLEHRFNQIDISNLNIDRPWLDKSHYLGAYGNVLFDTYDNKYFPRKGVLFAAEYKNYFHSSDYNNNFNNFSQFNAEIGMVKTFYKKLSVEVKFDMGITFNSEPSTFFKYFFGGNGFEPFANVKPFYGYNFLSVFDDSYIRGQFRIDYEIFKRNHINFSGNYANIGRSIFENSEWTKKPQFTGYAIGYGYQTIIGPIELKYSWSPETKKYFYNLSVGFWF
- a CDS encoding homogentisate 1,2-dioxygenase, which encodes MPLYHKLGQIPPKRHTIFRKPNGDFYYEQLFGTIGFDGMSTNSYHEHRPTQVKEIRKQYSVAPKIAKANNIQSYRLRGFQVPQTPDYLESRKAVLTNSDLSIVLAAPTNKTQDYFYKNTDSDELIFIHKGTGTLRTMLGNLDFKYGDYLLVPRGIIYKIDFDTEDNRLFIVESRRPIYTPKRYRNWFGQLLEHSPFCERDIRRPEVLETYDEKGDFVIKVKKQDEIFEMVYATHPFDVIGYDGYNFPYAFSIHDFEPITGSIHQPPPVHQTFESDAFVVCSFVPRMYDYHPDAIPAPYNHSNIDSDEVLYYVDGDFMSRKDIAPGHISLHPAGIPHGPHPGTMEKSIGKARTEELAVMVDTFKPLMVTEEAMKIADEQYYQSWLD
- the hppD gene encoding 4-hydroxyphenylpyruvate dioxygenase, with amino-acid sequence MAQELKSVEFGLEKIFEGAQDFLPILGTDYVEFYVGNAKQAAHFYKTAFGFQSHAYAGLETGMRDRASYVIKQDKIRIVLTTALNSDSPIGEHVKKHGDGVKVVAMWVDDARYSYEETIKRGAKSFMEPTVTSDENGEIVQAGIYAYGETVFMFTERKNYNGLFMPGYKEWKSDYNPTSVGLKYVDHMVGNVGWNKMNEWVKWFEDVMGFVNFLSFDDKQITTEYSALMSKVMANGNGRIKFPINEPAEGKKRSQIEEYLDFYEGEGVQHIAVATDDIISTVAEMKARGVEFLSTPPQAYYDAIPDRLKDHMDKFQEDIKELQKLGIMIDADEEGYLLQIFTKPVEDRPTLFFEIIQRMGARGFGAGNFKALFESIEREQELRGTL
- a CDS encoding DUF3108 domain-containing protein gives rise to the protein MKNILWIFLLLLTNWFSFAQESAYQAGESFKFRISYGLINAGEATLNLTSTTYNGKSVYHAKGFGYTTGITKKLFKVEDDYQSYFDKVSGKPYRFIRKIDEGGYKKNQEGFFDQDKKTVLVKDYKNKNENTFSITANAQDIVSSFYHLRNHPSINTLKKGETIQIDMFFDDEIYKFKLKFLGKEEIKTKFGKINALKFRPYVQSGRVFKEDESLTMWVSDDENKIPLKIQASLLVGSLKAELINYSGLKHNIVFKK
- a CDS encoding tryptophan 2,3-dioxygenase family protein, producing the protein MEITTRTQEKLDALDQKFKAIDQKIDTHLEGLLWQKPITYWDYIQTDALLNLQIQRSTLPDEMVFIMYHQVNELLFKMILWEMEQICHNENITTTFFTERMDRITRYFDMLTTSFDIMGDGMEVQQYLKFRNTLTPASGFQSAQYRLIEFASTDLINLIDVRYRENIDRNTPYEHAFEHLYWQAAGKDYKTGKKSYLINEFERKYKKEFIEFMEKYNTINLWRIFKKLPEADQQNQELRVAMRHYDKTVNITWVMGHFNAAKKYIESESGPQEATGGSDWKKYMLPQYQRRIFFPELWTQEELDNWGKDCM
- a CDS encoding M23 family metallopeptidase, with product MSYFKYLFVFSVFLLFSCSKNKEIDNEEILIDSTEIVKTEYGFGFELNNYRVERDTIKRGDNLGLILGRHNFDATDIHIIAEKVKDSFNIAKIKAGNVLTLLKSKSDPPKLEVLIYEPDKMGFNVIDFRDSTKAYTVNYPVTYKTRTIAGEIDGSLSSSIAREGLDAGLAHKLAKSFAWSIDFFKFKKGDKFALSVTEKYINDSIYIGTEEILGAYFEYKGKDVYGFPYAKSGHSDPDFYDEEGKQMRTMFLKAPLKYFQITSKFSKNRFHPVQKKFKAHNGTDYAAPQGTPIMATASGTVIQTGYTSGNGNFVKIKHDGIYSTQYLHMSKILVRKGQFVQQGQTIGKVGSTGLATGPHVCYRFWKNGVQVDPLKQQLPVSEPMDKNDLPKYLEYIKPIKQDLDIKLNQKFKK